Proteins encoded in a region of the Nicotiana tomentosiformis chromosome 9, ASM39032v3, whole genome shotgun sequence genome:
- the LOC138898747 gene encoding uncharacterized protein encodes MTSIFCTIWGRLKLSHLGEYQRSLAKEVHWLSGLGVRLADSSEGGVIVQNRAESSLVVEVKEKQYNDPLLVQLKEGIDKHKTIAFYLGMDDGILRYQGGLCVLNVDGLGEGIMTEAHTSRYFVHPGTTKMYDDLKEVYWWNDMKRNVANFVARCPNYQ; translated from the coding sequence atgacatcgatattctgtaccatctggggaaggctaaAGTTGTCTCACTTGGGAGAATATCAAAGGtcattggccaaggaggttcactGGTTGAGTGGTTTGGGAGTCCGCcttgcagactctagtgaaggaggggtgattgtgcagaatagggctgaatcatcgcttgttgtggaagtcaaggagaagcaatacaacgatccattgttagtacaattgaaggaggggattgataaacataagaccatagcCTTTTATCTTGGGATGGATGATGGtatactaaggtaccaaggggGACTATGTGTtctaaatgtggatggtctcGGGGAaggaatcatgaccgaggctcacacttctaggtatttcgtgcaccctGGCACTACAAAGATGTATGATGATCTTAAGGaagtgtactggtggaatgatatgaagagaaatgtagcgaactttgtggcaagatgtccaaattaccagtaa